The sequence below is a genomic window from Gossypium hirsutum isolate 1008001.06 chromosome A11, Gossypium_hirsutum_v2.1, whole genome shotgun sequence.
AAAATAATCGATAACAATATCCAAACATCAGCCGCGAGGTGAAACCAAATAACGATGAAAGAAAAGACGTACAACTTTTTGTACCTTTGTTCTGAGTACTTTCAATTGCAGATTTCATTACATCGATGTTTTTACGAGGTGCAACACCTTTGTCATAGAATTCAAGTCGTTCCTCCACTTGTTCCCGCAGTTTCTCCCCAAAAACAGTGGAACCCCTCTCTGAAAACATGAGTTGAATGAAATATTATAGGTGAAAACATACAGTGTACAGGGAAAGAAGAATCACGATTACCTGAAAAACAATCTATACGAGATGCAATGGAACACTTGTTTGCAAGATAGCGTGCCATTCGGCCCTTGTTCTTCGAAGATGCTCGACCAATGAAAGAGGAATGGAAAATTAGACCATACTTGGGTGTATTTCCGCGAGTTTTCAGTGCCCTGAAGCCAGTAAACAATGAGTGAAATCAATCCATAAAACCACAGATGAGaaaaaaatcaacataaaaaATGCAATAATACACTTGGATTAGTGCTCAAGATCTTGAGCAATACACAAATCAAGCTTCCACTCAAAGAGGGCCTAAATTTTAGCAAGAGGTCCGCGTCTCGATACATTTTACAAGTAAAAATACCTGAAAAGAGCCTTCTCTGCTCCAAGAATCTGAAGAGTGGAAGAGGGGCACTTGGCCAAATTCGTGAGACTACCAGCATGAGAGATCAACCGGGCCCCAACAACTTCCCCGATCAATGATGCCAAATTTGGTGCAATGTCATTCATCTTAGTCACTAAATAATCATAAAGATTCTTTCTGTACTCAGCAAGATCCATTACCCTCTGAGCAAATAACTGAACATTAATCAAATCAACAGGGGTCAAATCCTGTCCTGCAAaacgagaaaagaaaaagaaccagTAAATAAGTGTATACAAAAATAAGATCAAATCGTGACATAAAATACAAGAGATCTACCCATTGATGCTTTGCCAGCTTCTACGACTTCTTTTGCTTTGTCCTCATCCCCGAGTATCTCAGTTAACGCGGGTACATGTTCTTCAGACAACTTTGACTTATCCTCAATAAGCTTAGCAACCCTAGCATAGAGATAGTTATCGTTGACAATCTTTACCAACTCGGGGAAATGCCAAGAGTACCACTCCCTGCAGGAAGTAAACAACATGAGGATGACTGTTAAATGAAATCCATGCCACAGATTAAGCTAAAAAGACACCAGTTTCAGGGTTAATTGAAAACAAACCTCACTCTCATGGAAAAGGAATTGATATCCTTGTCAAGAGTGTCAAGTAGGAAAATTGCTTGAATAACCATATTGTCAACTCGGTTGACATTGAACTTAACCTTTGCTCTACTGTAACTGTGCGCCAGACCGAGCTGAGCTTTCTCTAAGTCCCCAGACTACCAAGTTTAAGAACAGACACGAAACCAAATGAGGAAAACACACACTTGTAGCCGTTAGCATAGTTAGAACATAAAGAAATACGCAAACCTTTAGGTCCTTGATAAACTTATCAAAATGCAACCGCACACCACGAAGAAGCTCAAGCACAAACTCCCCACTCTGACATGGAATTTTTGTTGTCTCGGAGATGTGGGAACCAAGCTTAGGCTCTGCAACACCCAGGCTGAACTTTGACTTCTTGCCTTCCTTCACTTTTGGGAGATTCAGCTCCAAAAAACTCCTCAACTCATCGGTCATAAGCCCTGACAAATGAAACCAAACATAACGCAATAGGTAAACCCAACTGAACAGTAAGCACTCATGTTCAAATGAATTATCCAGAATCAATATTTCTTCTTTCAGTCATTAGTTAGAAGAGCTTTTTAAGCATAAAACTTCAAGATTAACCTATGCTAATTAGATATAGCTAACATTGCCGAGTAAACACAATAACTTACATAAAAGAACTAGTAAAACTTTACAAAGTAGTAGTAAAAGATGCTATTATATATCcagaaaataaattattagaatATAACTAATGAAAACAAGGAAAAACAAAACGAATTTAGGAAAAAAGGGTAAAATCATACAATACCTTCAGAAACAGAATTGCATTGATTGAGACCATCAATAGCGGACTCAAAAGGCTGAAAAGCAGTGAGTTGGACCACTTTACCGAACCGATTTAGATCCGCCACCGAGTTCCTAACGGCCTCAGTATTCTGACCGATTTCATCGAGCCCCTGAGCGTGGAACAACGCGTACCCAGAAGATGACTCGAACAACAAGTAAAGAGCCATTGAAAAAAAAGGCTCAAAATAACCCACCCCACAGTGAGAAGAAAGAGCTGGGTGTGTTTTTGCTGTGGGTTTGAATTGTCCGGTGGTGACTAGGGTTTGGGAAATGGAGGACTAAGGGAGGATATGGAACTAGGGTTTAAGGCTTTCAAGCTTTTATACCGCTGCCTGCAATTCTTTAAAATCTTGGAATTAGtccttattttttgtttttccattCAATGGAGTCCTTGATTAAACATCAAAGTCAgggatttatatatttattttgggcTGTTTATTAGAATTTACTTATTGTTTGGGCTTTACTGTTTTATGGGTTTTCATTTGGGTTTCACCTTTGAGTTTCTATTGCAAGGTGATGATATGACAAAAAATTTACgaataatattttaagaaaagaacaaaaagttAAGTTGATTATTTGTcgaatattaatattttttagataattaaaaaattatgcgATTTTGAAACAATATTTTTAATGGGAATCTAGTTTTTCTTCTGTTATTCACTTGAAATTCTATATTAGATCTTTCGAAAGATTggataaatatttttgtaaattaagTCAATAAGCATcgaattgttattttattaaattatttttttatcaattaaaatatttttaaaattttaatattaaataaacagTAAATTTAAACTTTCCAATAAGACCGAAAACAATTTTAGGCAAGAAAACTGAACATATGCCCTGTAGTTCAGCCCAGTTAGGTGAGGATTAACTACGGGCTTTAGCTGGCCCATATTGCATGCCAAAGATTTAAAATATACCATCATTTTACAAGTTCGATTGAATTTTACCTTAATTGGTATAGGCGTTATTGCTAATGTAAGAAGATATAAGTTTTAAGTATGTTTATTTAATGGTTGAGAAGAGAATATAGATAATTTTAgacattatatcaaaaagaacaaatatgaatAGTGATTCagcacattttatttattattattgtttttttatatttactgAATCATATATTTTGCCAATGAGGCATTAATTGTTTTGGGTCTACGATTGTCGAGACCACCGGGTAGGGAAGAGGAGGGGCACCTCCTCTTTGCCAACCATGAACTAGCCGGTTCAACCAAGGTGAAGAACAGGACCTCGGTTGAAGCTTTGGATGTGGAGACATGTTCATGGAGATTGATGCTGTTGTTTTGTGCAGCCTTTGGAGGGAAGATGGTCCACAGGTCCAGTATTAAATTCGCGGTATCTATTCCCACTACTCTGAATTGTCTTTTAGGCTCCATGTCCAAGAGTTAGGGACAGTACCACTTCCTTATCAGCGTTTGCATTTTACGGATAGTTTCCTTCACGTGCAATCTTATGGTTGCTTTAATTGGATTTTTACCTTCAACTTCAGGTTTATTTTCAGGGGTAACTAGGGCGTTCGCAGGTccgtaatttttttatttaatccttttaaatttttaaaattttaaattaataaaaataaaattacattttattttattttcttttaaaattgataaaaatttgatttaattttttaaaaattataaagatatagactattaaaatgataaaattatatttttactatagtaaaattattatttaattttggcCCCAGAAAAAAATTCTGGCTTCGCCTttcatactttgatttttttttgtgtatatatatataaaagtttaataatatgaaactctaaatttgtgccacatcatcacttaaaaattaaaaaatttatataaattttaaagtgaTGATGTAATACTATCtcaaggtgttacatttagtatttTAATAATCGGATCTATGGTTGAATAAGTCGGACCACCCGATTTTTAATTCGACTAATTCAACCGGTTTGACTGTCGAaccaataataattaattaatcaattaattaaaaaattacaaaaatctaaaaaaatgtaGAATATTATTAAACTAGTTTAATTTTTTCAACTATTggtttttatcaatttaatccgtCTGATTCGATCATGTTCCAACTTGTCACATCATCAAATATTGACAAAACTCATATTTAAGGACCAACATAAGTAAATAAGACGTACAAGCATCaaagaatacataattaaaaaaaatatgatctCTTTTTAATTTACAAGTCATACTTGACGTTTATTCCTTTCAATAAGTAAATCTAAACACACATCGGATTATTATTCCTTTCATTAAACAAGTCTAAGTCTCATCTGGCTTATGTGCCTAACTATAATATAGATTTATAAGTAGGCTTAATGGTGTAAAAAGACTTTATactttttcaaaaagaaaaagaaaagaaattaagtccctgctatttttttatttaattagatacttaaatttttaaaatgcataaaaaaccctcaaattttttcaaaaaaagcaattaagctatttttttactcaattgggtacttaaactttcaaaatgcataaaaaaaaggCTTTCAAACTGCTTAATTgcgtgaaaaagaaaaacaaaggcttaattaagttttttaaaaaagtttgagggtcttttgatgcattctaaaattttaagaactcaactaagtgaaaaagaaaattttaaattgaagggttttttatgctttttgaaaatttaaatatttaattaaataaaaaataaaacttttttctttgaaatttttttagagCTTTTTAAACAGTAAAGCCTTATAAGTATGAATCTTCTTGCAGGCCTACGTAGGAATGGAGGTTTtttcatcttaaaaaaaaaaaaaaaaaaaagaaggcatGGATAAGGGCGTACCACGGCCCACCGGTCGCCTCCTTTTCGTTTTTTACATTAATTCATTATTATAGGCTGGATCAGGCTGGTATGGTATCCCATAATACAAGTGCAAAACGTGGCAAACATGTGTAAACGATTTTTCATTAGCCATAACAAGTAATACATACCTCTTAGCTTACGTCATCATCATATGCATTATTATAATCAAATTTGACTTCAATCACTCtcatattaagaaaaataaaataaaattatttcatattttttccaGCCCagaaaattaatttgataatcagactatatataaatatatgtgcacaTTTTCGTCTTCTATTATTTTAGTGCTAAATTTGGGAATCATTTTTCCTTCCTAGAAATTTACGTTCTTTCCACtccttaaaaaaaacaattatttgttttattttaattggtaatttctttttttaaaataaaataagcataTTCATTAACTAAATCCGACCAGTTGCAGCtcctttttgtttaaaaaaatattattatttatataattaaattttatgttaacAAAAAGAAGGgagtttttaaacaaatttttttaaaaattaacatttaacaaactattttcttttttgtttagaAACAAAAGACAATTCTCGTTTTGACCGTTAAACGGATTCAATTAACTTGTTTTTAAAGTTCCCTATTTCGTCCTCGTTTCCCTTTAAGATtctatttatatttgaaaatctctgagaaaataaataattcaacGAAAGTCCCAtctcctttattttccttcttctttatcTCCTTTCTCGCTTTGAACACTAAATTTCGAAAATTCCCAGCACTTTCTTCTTCATCTATATATAAACTCGATTTCGGTTACCCATTTCTGCCAATCCAACTCAGCTTTCAATTATTTCATCTTTAGCTCGttaaagtttctttctttttcttgtcttttaAATTTCTTcgtgaaaatatgataaaaaacgAACAATACGAACGTGTTCTTAGTTACTTCGATATAGACGGCGATGGGAAGGTTTCAGCATCGGAGTTGAGCCATAGATTGCGCTTAATGGGCGGGGAACTGAAGTTAAACGAAGCCCAAGTGGCAATCGAAGCGTTGGACTCAAACGGCGACGGGTTGTTAGATTTGGA
It includes:
- the LOC107924418 gene encoding nucleolar protein 56, which gives rise to MALYLLFESSSGYALFHAQGLDEIGQNTEAVRNSVADLNRFGKVVQLTAFQPFESAIDGLNQCNSVSEGLMTDELRSFLELNLPKVKEGKKSKFSLGVAEPKLGSHISETTKIPCQSGEFVLELLRGVRLHFDKFIKDLKSGDLEKAQLGLAHSYSRAKVKFNVNRVDNMVIQAIFLLDTLDKDINSFSMRVREWYSWHFPELVKIVNDNYLYARVAKLIEDKSKLSEEHVPALTEILGDEDKAKEVVEAGKASMGQDLTPVDLINVQLFAQRVMDLAEYRKNLYDYLVTKMNDIAPNLASLIGEVVGARLISHAGSLTNLAKCPSSTLQILGAEKALFRALKTRGNTPKYGLIFHSSFIGRASSKNKGRMARYLANKCSIASRIDCFSERGSTVFGEKLREQVEERLEFYDKGVAPRKNIDVMKSAIESTQNKDTEMEEVEPEEASAKKSKKKKSKTEDAPAAATNGDASEDGKSEKKKKKEKRKKEQEADEEDGKTNGVNEQDGTAKKKKKKSKDEAATNETTKKKKKKKSQE